The proteins below come from a single Xyrauchen texanus isolate HMW12.3.18 chromosome 1, RBS_HiC_50CHRs, whole genome shotgun sequence genomic window:
- the LOC127629575 gene encoding caprin-1-like isoform X1: protein MPSVTTGDNAVHSSSPDLGSAPSEALKQVLGVIDKKVRNMEKKKSKLDDYQTRKNKGERLNQDQLEALSKAQEVAHNLEFARELQKSFMALNAEIQKTVKKAARREQLKREEAERKRLKAVLEVQYLLDQLGEESVRGDLTQSSGEAPLLTESELTALDEFYKLIGPERDFSVRLAEQFEEASMHLWELLEGRDKAVAGTTYKALKETLDKMLLSGYFDRAQTHQNGLCEEETQTAAAESSESEDRPTEPEGSTQEYTETNEVEATEFVNRQFIPESTYSNSDQEQGGEWNTSSQTVSSLQQQQQQPPAAMSPVLVSSEPHTLNTVLAPPATDPVVRKQAVQDLMAQMQGTFNFMQDSMLDFEGPPLDPAIVSAQPMKPLQMVCPPAHTVSRLPQHNTLPVQPEPMQVPMASPPKETYSSTPPLYQPPHASEPRPQTDTIDPLQVSMSLSSEQPPTPSSQSQVFQPVSKPLHSGINVNAAPFQSMQAVFNMNAPVPPTNEMDSQKLSSQYQSSYGQGFSTQGTLPAEQQEIPQESMQSVVGPFHSQDQGIPSAGGHQSAPQQPSGQGTGFGRPGQSFYSNRAMPRAGPRNPRGAMNGYRGPSNGFRGGYDGYRAPFPNTPNTGYGQTQFSTPRDYSNSTYQRDGYQQSFKRGATQGSRGCTRGRGGLYRSSRGMAAQQTS from the exons ATGCCATCAGTGACCACAGGCGACAATGCTGTTCACTCCTCCAGTCCAGATTTGGGCTCTGCGCCATCTGAAGCCCTTAAACAAGTTCTTGGTGTAATTGACAAGAAGGTTCgcaacatggaaaaaaaaaag AGCAAGCTGGATGATTACCAGACAAGGAAGAATAAAGGAGAACGGCTCAACCAGGATCAGCTG GAGGCTTTGTCTAAAGCGCAGGAGGTGGCTCACAACTTGGAGTTTGCTCGTGAGCTGCAGAAGAGTTTCATGGCTTTAAATGCAGAG ATCCAGAAAACTGTGAAAAAGGCGGCACGACGGGAGCAATTGAAGAGGGAAGAGGCAGAGCGCAAGCGATTGAAGGCGGTGCTGGAGGTGCAGTACCTTCTGGACCAGCTCGGGGAGGAAAGTGTGAGGGGTGACCTGACTCAGTCCAGTGGGGAAGCCCCCCTGCTTACAGAGTCAGAACTCACTGCCTTGGACGAGTTCTACAAACTGATTGGCCCTGAACGGGATTTTAGCGTAAG GTTGGCTGAGCAGTTTGAGGAAGCATCCATGCATTTGTGGGAGTTGTTGGAAGGAAGGGATAAAGCTGTGGCTGGAACCACAT ACAAAGCCCTTAAGGAAACCTTGGACAAGATGCTGCTAAGTGGGTACTTTGATCGTGCTCAAACACATCAGAATGGACTGTGTGAAGAGGAGACGCAGACGGCTGCTGCAGAGTCATCGGAGAGCGAGGACCGCCCTACTGAGCCCG AGGGGTCCACTCAAGAATACACGGAAACTAATGAGGTTGAAGCAACGGAG TTTGTAAACCGACAGTTCATTCCAGAATCCACCTACAGCAACAGTGACCAAGAACAAGGAGGAGAGTGGAACACAAGCTCTCAG ACAGTGAGCTCtctccagcagcagcagcagcagcctccTGCAGCCATGAGCCCGGTTCTTGTCAGCTCAGAACCACACACGCTGAACACAGTCCTGGCTCCACCTGCAACAGACCCTGTGGTCAGGAAGCAGGCAGTCCAAGATCTCATGGCTCAAATGCAGGGAACCTTCAACTTCATGCAG GATTCCATGCTGGATTTTGAGGGACCACCTTTAGATCCTGCCATTGTGTCAGCACAACCTATGAAACCTTTGCAGATGGTCTGTCCACCAG CTCACACGGTATCCAGACTCCCCCAACACAACACACTTCCTGTGCAGCCAGAACCCATGCAA GTCCCTATGGCCTCCCCTCCTAAAGAGACGTATTCCTCCACACCCCCTTTGTACCAGCCCCCTCATGCCTCTGAGCCCCGACCGCAGACAGACACCATTGACCCTCTCCAG GTCTCCATGTCCCTGTCGTCCGAGCAGCCCCCAACCCCTTCCTCTCAGTCCCAGGTGTTTCAGCCTGTCTCCAAACCCCTTCACAGCGGCATCAATGTTAACGCAGCTCCATTCCAGTCCATGCAAGCG GTGTTCAATATGAATGCTCCAGTTCCTCCAACCAATGAGATGGACTCTCAAAAGCTTTCCAGTCAGTACCAGAGTAGTTACGGCCAGGGTTTCAGCACGCAAGGCACCCTTCCAGCTGAGCAGCAGGAAATTCCTCAGGAATCCATGCAGTCAG tgGTTGGCCCTTTCCATTCTCAAGACCAAGGTATTCCATCTGCAGGGGGGCACCAGTCTGCACCTCAGCAGCCCTCAGGGCAGGGCACTGGTTTTGGGCGGCCAGGTCAGTCCTTTTATAGCAACAGAGCAATGCCACGTGCTGGACCCAGAAATCCCAGAGGGGCCATGAACGGCTACCGTGGACCATCCAATGGATTCAGAG GTGGATATGATGGGTATCGTGCTCCATTCCCCAACACTCCCAACACCGGATACGGGCAGACGCAGTTCAGCACTCCACGAGATTACTCCAACAGCACCTACCAACGg GATGGATATCAGCAAAGCTTCAAGCGAGGAGCCACCCAGGGATCTCGAGGTTGCACTCGAG GACGAGGGGGACTATATCGGTCCAGCAGAGGAATGGCTGCACAACAGACCAGCTAA
- the LOC127629575 gene encoding caprin-1-like isoform X2, with amino-acid sequence MPSVTTGDNAVHSSSPDLGSAPSEALKQVLGVIDKKVRNMEKKKSKLDDYQTRKNKGERLNQDQLEALSKAQEVAHNLEFARELQKSFMALNAEIQKTVKKAARREQLKREEAERKRLKAVLEVQYLLDQLGEESVRGDLTQSSGEAPLLTESELTALDEFYKLIGPERDFSVRLAEQFEEASMHLWELLEGRDKAVAGTTYKALKETLDKMLLSGYFDRAQTHQNGLCEEETQTAAAESSESEDRPTEPEGSTQEYTETNEVEATEFVNRQFIPESTYSNSDQEQGGEWNTSSQTVSSLQQQQQQPPAAMSPVLVSSEPHTLNTVLAPPATDPVVRKQAVQDLMAQMQGTFNFMQDSMLDFEGPPLDPAIVSAQPMKPLQMVCPPAHTVSRLPQHNTLPVQPEPMQVFNMNAPVPPTNEMDSQKLSSQYQSSYGQGFSTQGTLPAEQQEIPQESMQSVVGPFHSQDQGIPSAGGHQSAPQQPSGQGTGFGRPGQSFYSNRAMPRAGPRNPRGAMNGYRGPSNGFRGGYDGYRAPFPNTPNTGYGQTQFSTPRDYSNSTYQRDGYQQSFKRGATQGSRGCTRGRGGLYRSSRGMAAQQTS; translated from the exons ATGCCATCAGTGACCACAGGCGACAATGCTGTTCACTCCTCCAGTCCAGATTTGGGCTCTGCGCCATCTGAAGCCCTTAAACAAGTTCTTGGTGTAATTGACAAGAAGGTTCgcaacatggaaaaaaaaaag AGCAAGCTGGATGATTACCAGACAAGGAAGAATAAAGGAGAACGGCTCAACCAGGATCAGCTG GAGGCTTTGTCTAAAGCGCAGGAGGTGGCTCACAACTTGGAGTTTGCTCGTGAGCTGCAGAAGAGTTTCATGGCTTTAAATGCAGAG ATCCAGAAAACTGTGAAAAAGGCGGCACGACGGGAGCAATTGAAGAGGGAAGAGGCAGAGCGCAAGCGATTGAAGGCGGTGCTGGAGGTGCAGTACCTTCTGGACCAGCTCGGGGAGGAAAGTGTGAGGGGTGACCTGACTCAGTCCAGTGGGGAAGCCCCCCTGCTTACAGAGTCAGAACTCACTGCCTTGGACGAGTTCTACAAACTGATTGGCCCTGAACGGGATTTTAGCGTAAG GTTGGCTGAGCAGTTTGAGGAAGCATCCATGCATTTGTGGGAGTTGTTGGAAGGAAGGGATAAAGCTGTGGCTGGAACCACAT ACAAAGCCCTTAAGGAAACCTTGGACAAGATGCTGCTAAGTGGGTACTTTGATCGTGCTCAAACACATCAGAATGGACTGTGTGAAGAGGAGACGCAGACGGCTGCTGCAGAGTCATCGGAGAGCGAGGACCGCCCTACTGAGCCCG AGGGGTCCACTCAAGAATACACGGAAACTAATGAGGTTGAAGCAACGGAG TTTGTAAACCGACAGTTCATTCCAGAATCCACCTACAGCAACAGTGACCAAGAACAAGGAGGAGAGTGGAACACAAGCTCTCAG ACAGTGAGCTCtctccagcagcagcagcagcagcctccTGCAGCCATGAGCCCGGTTCTTGTCAGCTCAGAACCACACACGCTGAACACAGTCCTGGCTCCACCTGCAACAGACCCTGTGGTCAGGAAGCAGGCAGTCCAAGATCTCATGGCTCAAATGCAGGGAACCTTCAACTTCATGCAG GATTCCATGCTGGATTTTGAGGGACCACCTTTAGATCCTGCCATTGTGTCAGCACAACCTATGAAACCTTTGCAGATGGTCTGTCCACCAG CTCACACGGTATCCAGACTCCCCCAACACAACACACTTCCTGTGCAGCCAGAACCCATGCAA GTGTTCAATATGAATGCTCCAGTTCCTCCAACCAATGAGATGGACTCTCAAAAGCTTTCCAGTCAGTACCAGAGTAGTTACGGCCAGGGTTTCAGCACGCAAGGCACCCTTCCAGCTGAGCAGCAGGAAATTCCTCAGGAATCCATGCAGTCAG tgGTTGGCCCTTTCCATTCTCAAGACCAAGGTATTCCATCTGCAGGGGGGCACCAGTCTGCACCTCAGCAGCCCTCAGGGCAGGGCACTGGTTTTGGGCGGCCAGGTCAGTCCTTTTATAGCAACAGAGCAATGCCACGTGCTGGACCCAGAAATCCCAGAGGGGCCATGAACGGCTACCGTGGACCATCCAATGGATTCAGAG GTGGATATGATGGGTATCGTGCTCCATTCCCCAACACTCCCAACACCGGATACGGGCAGACGCAGTTCAGCACTCCACGAGATTACTCCAACAGCACCTACCAACGg GATGGATATCAGCAAAGCTTCAAGCGAGGAGCCACCCAGGGATCTCGAGGTTGCACTCGAG GACGAGGGGGACTATATCGGTCCAGCAGAGGAATGGCTGCACAACAGACCAGCTAA
- the LOC127629884 gene encoding nucleobindin-2-like, with the protein MSCLKGLFTSCVVMASVLSCVKAVPISIDKTKVKLPEAAVKESPQSVDTGLHYDRYLREVIDFLEKDQHFREKLHNTDMEDIKQGKLANELDFVSHHVRTKLDELKRQEVSRLRTLIKAKHGVEGGNDIAVDHQALLKQFEYLNHMNPHTFQVEDLDRLIKSATKDLENFDKERHEEFKRYEMMKEHERQEHLKTLDEEGKRKEEEHYEEMKKKHADHPKVNHPGSKDQLKEVWEDADGLDPEDFDPKTFFSLHDSNGDGFFDEQELEALFTKELEKIYDPTNEEDDMLEMEEERLRMREHVMNEVDSNKDRLVSLDEFLVATKKQEFLEPDSWETLEQNQAYTEEEMREFEEQLTRQEQDLSQKAADLHKQREELERQQKQLNAQKIELQQAVEHMERLKTHQVQPPPEMHLEGNAVPESTGHNQPLPPGHQDIPPEQHNLPANQQDLGQGHQHIPQDNQPMPPGHNNQPQDPPQVPLNYNNVP; encoded by the exons ATGTCCTGTTTAAAGGGACTCTTCACCAGCTGCGTTGTGATGGCGAGCGTGCTGTCCTGTGTCAAGGCAGTGCCAATAAGTATAGACAAAACTAAGGTGAAGCTCCCAGAGGCGGCAGTCAAAGAGTCACCTCAGAGTGTG GACACTGGATTACATTATGACCGTTATCTCAGGGAAGTTATTGATTTCCTTGAGAAAGATCAACATTTCAGAGAGAAGCTTCACAACACAGACATGGAAGATATAAAG CAAGGAAAGCTGGCTAACGAGCTTGACTTTGTCAGCCACCATGTGAGAACCAAACTGGACGAACTAAAAAGGCAAGAGGTCAGTCGTTTGAGGACCCTGATCAAAGCCAAGCACGGCGTTGAAGGAGGGAATG ATATTGCAGTAGATCACCAGGCCTTACTCAAACAATTTGAATATCTAAACCACATGAACCCTCACACATTTCAGGTGGAAGATCTGGACAGACTCATCAAATCG GCTACAAAAGATCTGGAAAATTTCGACAAGGAAAGGCATGAAGAATTTAAAAGGTACGAGATGATGAAGGAGCACGAGAGACAGGAGCACCTGAAGACACTTGATGAGGAGGGCAAGAGGAAAGAGGAGGAGCACTATGAGGAGATGAAGAAGAAACATGCTGATCACCCCAAAGTCAATCACCCT GGTAGTAAGGATCAACTGAAAGAAGTGTGGGAGGATGCTGATGGCCTGGACCCGGAAGATTTTGACCCCAAAACATTCTTCAGCCTGCATG ACTCGAATGGAGATGGCTTCTTTGATGAACAAGAGTTGGAAGCCTTGTTCACTAAGGAG CTCGAGAAGATCTATGATCCAACTAATGAAGAGGATGACATGTTGGAAATGGAGGAGGAGAGGCTGCGAATGAGGGAGCATGTCATGAATGAG GTTGACTCCAATAAAGACAGACTGGTGTCCTTAGATGAGTTCCTGGTTGCTACGAAGAAACAAGAGTTTCTGGAACCGGACAGCTGGGAA ACTCTAGAACAGAACCAGGCTTACACTGAGGAAGAAATGAGAGAGTTTGAGGAGCAGTTGACCAGGCAAGAGCAAGACTTGAGCCAGAAAGCAGCTGACCTTCATAAACAGCGGGAGGAACTGGAAAGACAGCAGAAGCAGCTCAATGCCCAGAAAATAGAACTGCAGCAG GCTGTTGAGCATATGGAGCGGTTAAAAACACATCAAGTACAGCCTCCACCTGAGATGCATC TGGAAGGAAATGCTGTTCCTGAGTCTACAGGACACAACCAACCTCTGCCACCCGGACACCAAGACATCCCTCCAGAACAACATAATTTACCCGCGAATCAACAAGATCTGGGACAAGGACACCAACATATACCCCAAGACAACCAGCCGATGCCTCCAGGCCACAACAACCAACCCCAAGATCCACCACAGGTGCCCCTCAATTACAACAACGTGCCATAG